The Enterobacter oligotrophicus sequence TAAGCGTTTCGGGAAGTTTGGCCGCGTGCTCTGGGAGCGCAGTCAGGGAATTGACGAGCGTGACGTGAACAATGAGCGGCTGCGGAAATCCGTCGGCGTTGAGCGCACGCTAAGCGAAGACATTCACGACTGGTCAGCGTGCGAAACCATTATTATCGAACAGCTCTATCCCGAACTTGAGCGGCGGCTAATAAAGGTGAAACCGGATCTGTTGATTGCTCGTCAGGGTATCAAGCTGAAATTCAACGACTTCCAGCAAACGACGCAGGAGCATGTCTGGCCGCGGCTGAATAAAGAGGATCTGATTGCGACCGCAAAGAAAGCCTGGGAGGAGCGGCGGGCAGGGCGTGGGGTTAGGCTGGTGGGGTTGCACGTCACATTGCTGGACCCGCAGTTAGAGCGGCAGCTGGTTCTGGGACTGTAATCGTAGGCCCGGTAAGCGAAGCGCCACCGGGCAACAGACGATAAATTACTTCGCAGGAATCGCCTTCAGCAGCTCGGTCAGCAGCGTCCAGTAGTGACCCACGCTTTCGATATGAACCTGCTCATCCGGGGAGTGTGGCCCGGTGATGGTTGGCCCGATGGAAACCATGTCCATCTCCGGATACGGTTTTTTGAACAGACCGCATTCCAGACCCGCGTGGATCACCTGAATGTTCGGGGTGCTGTTGAACAGACGCTGGTAAGTTTCACGTACCAGTGCCATCACCGGAGAGCTTGCATCCGGCTGCCAGCCTGGGTAGCTGCCTTTCGCTGAGGTTTTCGCGCCTGCCAGTGTGCCGAGAGATTCCAGCATGCTCACGACGTACTCTTTACCGCTGTCGATAAGCGAGCGGATCAGGCAGATGATCTCTGCGCTGTCGTCACCCATGGTCACCACGCCCACGTTCAGCGAGGTTTCCACCACGCCTTTCGCTACGTCGGAGTTGCGGATCACACCGTTTGGCGTCGCGTTCAGCAACTGAACAAAGGTATCGCGGGACTGCGTGGTCAGCGCCGCTTTATCTGTTGAAACGGATTCCAGCACCACGGTCAGGTTTTTCTCTTTCTCAGAGAGTTCGTTTTTCAGGATATCCAGATAAACGCTGGAGAGTTTTTTCAGCTCGTCCGCTTTTGCCGCAGGCACCGCTACGGTGGCGAACGCTTCACGTGGGATCGCGTTGCGCAGCGTACCGCCGTTGAAATCCACCAGACGCAGATCCAGA is a genomic window containing:
- the pepD gene encoding cytosol nonspecific dipeptidase translates to MSELSQLSPQPLWDIFAKICSIPHPSYHEEQLAEHIMGWAKEKGLHAERDQVGNILIRKPATAGMENRKPVVLQAHLDMVPQKNNDTVHDFTKDPIQPYIDGDWVKARGTTLGADNGIGMASALAVLADDSVEHGPLEVLLTMTEEAGMDGAFGLQANWLQADILINTDSEEEGEIYMGCAGGIDFISTLPLSREAVPAGFQTFRLTLKGLKGGHSGGDIHLGLGNANKLLARFLAGHAADLDLRLVDFNGGTLRNAIPREAFATVAVPAAKADELKKLSSVYLDILKNELSEKEKNLTVVLESVSTDKAALTTQSRDTFVQLLNATPNGVIRNSDVAKGVVETSLNVGVVTMGDDSAEIICLIRSLIDSGKEYVVSMLESLGTLAGAKTSAKGSYPGWQPDASSPVMALVRETYQRLFNSTPNIQVIHAGLECGLFKKPYPEMDMVSIGPTITGPHSPDEQVHIESVGHYWTLLTELLKAIPAK